A genomic region of Kineococcus rhizosphaerae contains the following coding sequences:
- a CDS encoding GNAT family N-acetyltransferase, translated as MSTPPQAAAWLPPWFTHPPHLELDSGFHLRPLRAVDVGLDLPAVLGSRAALWRRFGAAWGWPPADLDAESDRRDLERQERETAEHVSFTYGVLDEPEDTLVGCVYLDPPRGGTGAADVDVSWWTVTAPAGTALEEELRSVLPGWVAREWPFRRPRYVGVDVSWSQWAQLAAPA; from the coding sequence ATGAGCACCCCGCCCCAGGCCGCCGCGTGGCTGCCGCCCTGGTTCACCCACCCGCCGCACCTCGAGCTCGACAGCGGGTTCCACCTGCGCCCCCTGCGCGCGGTGGACGTCGGCCTCGACCTGCCCGCCGTCCTCGGTTCGCGGGCCGCGCTGTGGCGGCGCTTCGGGGCGGCGTGGGGCTGGCCGCCCGCCGACCTGGACGCCGAGTCCGACCGCCGGGACCTCGAACGCCAGGAGCGCGAGACCGCTGAGCACGTCTCGTTCACCTACGGCGTGCTCGACGAGCCGGAGGACACCCTGGTCGGCTGCGTCTACCTGGACCCCCCGCGGGGCGGGACGGGTGCCGCCGACGTCGACGTGTCCTGGTGGACGGTCACCGCACCGGCCGGGACGGCGCTGGAGGAGGAGCTGCGCAGCGTGCTGCCCGGCTGGGTGGCCCGGGAGTGGCCGTTCCGCCGGCCCCGGTACGTGGGCGTGGACGTCAGCTGGTCGCAGTGGGCGCAGCTGGCGGCCCCGGCGTGA